The Jiangella alba genome includes the window TCGGACCACTTCGAGGAGCTGGGCCGGCCGCCCGCACTGTTCCACGGTGGGTTCGGCCTGCGCACCGTCGGTGAGCTGCGCAAACCCCGGTGGTGGGCGCTCGCGATGCTGGCCGCGCTGCCGACGCGGCGGCTCTCGGTGCGCGCTTCCGGGGACGGCGCCGACTCGCTGGTGGAGTCGCTGGCCGCGTCCGACCCGTCCGGTGGCCGCGTGGCCGCGCTGGTGTGGAACGGGACGCTGGACCAGTCCAAGGCGGCCGGGTCGGACGCGCTGGGCCGGCGGGTGGAGCTGCGGTTCACCGGCCTGCCCGACGGCGCCTACGAGCTGCGTCACCACCGCGTCGACGACGACCACTCGTGCGTCCCCGCGGTGTGGCGGCGCATCGGCGGCGGCGCGGCCTGGCCGACCGACGCGCAGTGGGCCGAGCTGCGCGCCGCCGACCGGCTGGACCAGCTGCACCCGCCGCGCACCGTCACCGCGACCGGCGGGGTGGTGGAGGTCGCGTTCGACCTGCCCAACCCGTCGATGTCGCTGGTCGAGCTGGTCGCCGCCGGCTGAGAGCTCAGTCGAGGCAGAGGCAGAACGGGTGCCCCGCGGGGTCGAGGAAGACCCGGAAGGACGTGCCCGGCTGGTGCTGATGCTTGGTCGCGCCGAGCTCGAGCACCGCCGCCTCGCCGACGTCCAGGTCGTCGACGTTGACGTCCAGGTGCAGCTGCTGCGGCACCACCTGGCCCGGCCACTGCGGCGGCGTGTAGTCGTCGACCTCCTGGAAGCAGATGCACTGGCCGTAGTCGGCACGGACCTCGGCCCAGCCGGGTGAGGT containing:
- a CDS encoding VOC family protein, whose product is MAIARFPSLVIDCPDASALATFYGALLDWKVTTSPGWAEVRADYGQCICFQEVDDYTPPQWPGQVVPQQLHLDVNVDDLDVGEAAVLELGATKHQHQPGTSFRVFLDPAGHPFCLCLD